A window of Corallococcus macrosporus DSM 14697 contains these coding sequences:
- a CDS encoding carbohydrate ABC transporter permease, whose product MRQRPGLGTALAVVAFLTFFLGPFCWQVLTSLWPDGELTRPWPSRLTLENYASVLWGRPFLRVVLNSLVVAALTTGFCLTVGAAAAFALAKLEFRGKGLLLSAALAVSMFPPIATVSPLYLILRAVGLRDSLVGLALPYATFALPLTLWVLTSFFRALPDELYRAARVDGCTPFQAFRQVLLPLAAPGLATTAILVFIFAWNEFLYALTFLSTPEKRTVPVAISLFASEYREPWGEIAAASVVATLPLVALTVLFQRRIVSGLTAGAVKE is encoded by the coding sequence ATGAGGCAGCGGCCTGGGCTGGGGACCGCGCTGGCGGTGGTCGCGTTCCTGACCTTCTTCCTGGGGCCCTTCTGCTGGCAGGTGTTGACGAGCCTGTGGCCGGATGGCGAGCTGACCCGGCCGTGGCCCTCGCGCCTGACGCTGGAGAACTACGCGAGCGTGCTCTGGGGCCGGCCCTTCCTGCGCGTGGTGTTGAACTCGCTGGTGGTGGCGGCGCTGACCACGGGCTTCTGTCTCACGGTGGGGGCCGCCGCTGCGTTCGCCCTGGCGAAGCTGGAGTTCCGAGGCAAGGGCCTGCTGCTGAGCGCGGCGCTGGCGGTGAGCATGTTCCCGCCGATTGCCACGGTGAGCCCGCTGTACCTGATTCTGCGCGCGGTGGGCCTGCGAGACAGCCTGGTGGGATTGGCCTTGCCGTATGCGACGTTCGCCCTGCCGTTGACGCTGTGGGTGCTGACGTCGTTCTTCCGGGCGCTGCCCGACGAGCTCTACCGCGCCGCGCGCGTGGATGGCTGCACGCCGTTCCAGGCCTTCCGTCAGGTGCTGCTGCCCCTGGCCGCGCCCGGGCTGGCGACGACGGCGATTCTGGTCTTCATCTTCGCGTGGAACGAGTTCCTGTACGCGCTGACGTTCCTCTCCACGCCGGAGAAGCGCACCGTGCCGGTGGCCATCAGCCTGTTCGCCAGCGAGTACCGCGAGCCGTGGGGCGAGATTGCCGCGGCCTCCGTGGTGGCCACGCTGCCCCTGGTGGCGCTGACCGTGCTGTTCCAGCGGCGGATTGTGTCCGGGCTGACGGCGGGGGCGGTGAAGGAGTAG
- a CDS encoding carbohydrate ABC transporter permease → MSPRGSLERERRQAYLLVAPAVLVLGGVALYPILAAVWLSLHRFILVFGERRFTGLANYAYLLGDSRFWAALGNTAYFTAVAVTVELLLAVPLALLLQKAFPGRGLLRASVLVPWAIPTVVSARLWAWMFNPEYGVINRLLPGQDINWLGAPGYALHAAILVDVWKTTPFVALLVLAGLQGIPEDLYKAARVDGASPWRVFVSITLPLLKPALLLALLFRSLDAFRVFDAIYVLTEGGPANTTETLSIYAYKTLMRSGDFGYGSTLSVATFLCVVVLAAVWLRLLGREEAAR, encoded by the coding sequence ATGAGTCCCCGGGGCTCGCTGGAGCGGGAGCGGCGGCAGGCGTACCTGCTGGTGGCGCCGGCGGTGCTGGTGCTGGGGGGCGTGGCGCTGTACCCCATCCTGGCGGCGGTGTGGCTGAGCCTGCACCGCTTCATCCTCGTCTTCGGCGAGCGGCGCTTCACGGGGCTTGCGAACTACGCGTACCTGCTGGGGGACTCGCGCTTCTGGGCGGCGCTGGGGAACACAGCGTACTTCACGGCGGTGGCGGTGACGGTGGAGCTGCTGCTCGCGGTGCCGCTGGCGTTGCTGCTCCAGAAGGCGTTCCCTGGCAGGGGGCTGCTGCGGGCGTCGGTGTTGGTGCCGTGGGCCATTCCCACCGTGGTGAGCGCGCGGCTGTGGGCGTGGATGTTCAACCCGGAGTACGGCGTCATCAACCGGCTGCTGCCCGGGCAGGACATCAACTGGCTGGGGGCCCCGGGGTACGCGCTGCACGCGGCCATCCTGGTGGACGTGTGGAAGACGACGCCCTTCGTGGCGCTGCTGGTGCTCGCGGGCCTGCAGGGCATCCCCGAGGACCTGTACAAGGCGGCGCGGGTGGACGGGGCGTCACCGTGGCGCGTGTTCGTGTCGATAACGCTCCCGCTGCTCAAGCCGGCGCTGCTGCTGGCGTTGCTGTTCCGTTCGCTGGATGCGTTCCGGGTGTTCGACGCCATCTACGTGCTGACGGAGGGCGGGCCGGCGAACACGACGGAGACGCTGAGCATCTACGCGTACAAGACGCTGATGCGCTCGGGGGACTTCGGGTACGGGAGCACGTTGTCGGTGGCGACCTTCCTGTGCGTGGTGGTGCTGGCGGCGGTGTGGCTGCGGCTGCTCGGCCGTGAGGAGGCGGCGCGATGA
- a CDS encoding ABC transporter substrate-binding protein, protein MRRVSSIVLALGLVLGLGVWGCRRQDAAEQAQGRTRLVFKYQPLWGPPEPFRELLARFERENPGVELVTEALPNASDLAHQFFLTSLEGGARDFDVLVADVVWVPEFARAGWIADLSREFPPERLREDFFPGPVEAVVVEGRTYAVPWYLDVGVLYYRTDLVPRAPRTYAELERFAREAMAKTPGLQGYVWQGRQYEGLSCNVYEALWGHGGRALSEDGRVLLDDAPAREALAYLRGLIERGVSPATVTGFAEEESRRVFQEGRAVFMRNWPYAWSEAQKPGSPIRGNVGIAPLPTVSGEPGSGALGGWQLAVNAHVSPERRRLAARLIAHLTSPEANRVLALHYARNPPRPAVYQDARLREEAPFIAGLLPLVERARPRPVTPYYNLISDVLQSEFSAAVAGLRTPEVALKRAQRQVDHLTGEGP, encoded by the coding sequence ATGAGACGCGTTTCCTCCATCGTGCTCGCGCTGGGCCTCGTCCTGGGGCTGGGCGTCTGGGGCTGCCGGCGGCAGGACGCGGCGGAGCAGGCCCAGGGGCGCACGCGGCTGGTCTTCAAGTATCAGCCGCTGTGGGGCCCGCCGGAGCCGTTCCGCGAGCTGCTGGCACGCTTCGAGCGTGAAAATCCCGGGGTGGAGCTCGTCACCGAGGCGCTGCCCAACGCCTCCGACCTGGCGCACCAGTTCTTCCTCACCTCGCTGGAGGGCGGGGCCCGGGACTTCGACGTGCTGGTGGCGGACGTCGTCTGGGTGCCGGAGTTCGCGCGGGCGGGGTGGATTGCGGACCTGTCCAGGGAGTTCCCGCCCGAGCGGCTGCGCGAGGACTTCTTCCCCGGCCCGGTGGAGGCCGTGGTGGTGGAGGGCCGCACGTACGCGGTGCCCTGGTACCTGGACGTGGGGGTGCTCTACTACCGCACGGACCTGGTGCCGCGCGCGCCGCGCACCTACGCGGAGCTGGAGCGCTTCGCGCGCGAGGCGATGGCGAAGACGCCCGGGCTCCAGGGCTACGTGTGGCAGGGCCGGCAGTACGAGGGCCTGTCCTGCAACGTGTACGAGGCGCTGTGGGGGCACGGCGGCCGGGCGCTGTCGGAGGATGGGCGGGTGCTGCTGGATGACGCGCCCGCGCGCGAGGCGCTCGCGTACCTGCGGGGCCTGATTGAGCGCGGCGTGTCCCCGGCGACGGTGACGGGCTTCGCCGAGGAGGAGTCGCGGCGGGTGTTCCAGGAGGGGCGCGCGGTGTTCATGCGCAACTGGCCGTATGCGTGGAGCGAGGCGCAGAAGCCGGGCTCGCCCATCCGCGGCAACGTGGGCATCGCCCCGCTGCCGACGGTGAGCGGCGAGCCGGGCTCGGGGGCGCTGGGCGGGTGGCAGCTCGCGGTGAACGCGCACGTGTCGCCGGAGCGGCGGAGGCTGGCGGCGCGGCTGATTGCGCACCTCACGTCACCGGAGGCCAACCGGGTGCTGGCGCTGCACTACGCGCGCAACCCGCCGCGGCCCGCCGTGTACCAGGACGCGCGCCTGCGGGAAGAGGCGCCGTTCATCGCCGGGCTGCTGCCCCTGGTGGAGCGCGCGAGGCCCCGGCCGGTGACGCCGTACTACAACCTGATTTCGGACGTGCTCCAGAGCGAGTTCTCCGCCGCTGTGGCGGGCCTGCGCACGCCGGAGGTCGCGCTGAAGCGCGCGCAGCGGCAGGTGGACCACCTGACGGGGGAGGGGCCGTGA
- a CDS encoding STAS/SEC14 domain-containing protein, translated as MKQQSRDWQCGAHRAHFEEPDTLVAEFSGPISLEEVKETVALYQQTAADHGQYYLIADIGRSQLEAAGRRYMSEKASSDWYHAIIYVGADIVMQTFVKAIALALLFTGKSTFETVFVKTQDEARAWVAQHRLRLKSKAG; from the coding sequence ATGAAACAGCAGTCGCGGGATTGGCAGTGCGGTGCGCACCGGGCCCACTTCGAGGAGCCGGACACCCTGGTCGCCGAGTTCAGTGGCCCCATCAGCCTGGAAGAGGTGAAGGAGACGGTGGCGCTCTACCAGCAGACCGCCGCCGACCATGGCCAGTACTACCTCATCGCGGACATCGGCCGCTCGCAGCTCGAGGCGGCCGGGCGCCGGTACATGTCGGAGAAGGCCAGCTCCGACTGGTACCACGCCATCATCTACGTCGGCGCCGACATCGTCATGCAGACCTTCGTCAAGGCCATCGCCCTGGCGCTGCTCTTCACCGGCAAGTCCACCTTCGAAACGGTGTTCGTGAAGACGCAGGACGAGGCGCGCGCCTGGGTGGCCCAGCACCGGCTCCGCCTCAAGAGCAAAGCAGGCTAG
- a CDS encoding STAS/SEC14 domain-containing protein: MQQLDWKFGPHSVRYEAPDIVLATFVGPIDLDEIKRAVDVYGEIAQKYGPYYLIADIGQSQLGAEPRRYLSENAKADWFKGSVYVGADVVQQTFGKVIALGMLFTGKSRFETTFVKDHEEARAWVAQHRQKHKKKLG, encoded by the coding sequence ATGCAGCAACTGGATTGGAAATTCGGCCCCCACTCGGTCCGCTATGAAGCACCCGACATCGTGCTGGCGACCTTCGTCGGTCCCATCGACCTGGACGAAATCAAGCGCGCGGTGGACGTGTACGGGGAGATTGCCCAGAAGTACGGGCCCTACTACCTGATCGCCGACATCGGGCAGTCCCAGCTCGGCGCGGAGCCGCGGCGCTACCTGTCGGAGAACGCCAAGGCGGACTGGTTCAAGGGCAGCGTCTACGTGGGCGCGGACGTGGTGCAGCAGACCTTCGGCAAGGTCATCGCGCTGGGCATGCTCTTCACCGGCAAGTCGCGCTTCGAGACGACCTTCGTGAAGGACCACGAGGAAGCGCGCGCCTGGGTCGCGCAGCATCGCCAGAAGCACAAGAAGAAGCTGGGCTGA
- a CDS encoding cytochrome P450 encodes MPVSAQKQEETGVPAHAQAGRCPHLGAQYNPFAGPHVEDPHGFFEKLRKDEPVTFSPMLNMWLVSRFEDISQVLKSPAQYSNRDMLVSGTHLTDEAKAVLDQGFPTAHVLLGMDPPEHTRLRRLMNRGFTAQRINGMAPFIREMASTLVDRFAKEGQADLVTQLAWPLPVHVILGVMGVPQEDVWRIKRWSSDWQQLVFEYVEPERQVEMAKGVIEFQQYCIRLIEDRKKNPREDLTSYLVAVENDGEALSMHELVMAVGASMLSAGHESTTALMANAWKVALQHGLWQRLRDHRELVPKFLEESSRYDSVSHAMIRTAKEDVELSGVKIPAGARLLLLFAAGSRDESLCPHANTLDLDREKVPQHLTYGRGTHFCLGAPLARLQFEITTNVLLDRLPDPKLVPGQDFGTWQSLVLRQMKHLKVEWTPT; translated from the coding sequence ATGCCTGTGTCCGCACAAAAGCAGGAAGAGACCGGAGTCCCCGCCCACGCGCAGGCGGGCCGCTGCCCTCACCTGGGCGCCCAGTACAACCCCTTCGCCGGCCCCCACGTGGAGGACCCACACGGCTTCTTCGAGAAGCTGCGCAAGGACGAGCCCGTCACGTTCAGCCCCATGCTGAACATGTGGCTGGTCAGCCGCTTCGAGGACATCTCCCAGGTGCTGAAGAGCCCGGCGCAGTACTCCAACCGGGACATGCTCGTCAGCGGCACGCACCTGACGGACGAGGCCAAGGCCGTGCTCGACCAGGGCTTCCCCACCGCGCACGTGCTGCTGGGCATGGACCCGCCGGAGCACACCCGGCTGCGCCGCCTGATGAACCGGGGCTTCACCGCGCAGCGCATCAACGGCATGGCGCCCTTCATCCGGGAGATGGCCTCCACCCTGGTGGACCGCTTCGCGAAGGAGGGGCAGGCGGACCTGGTGACGCAGTTGGCCTGGCCGCTGCCCGTCCACGTCATCCTCGGCGTCATGGGCGTGCCGCAGGAGGACGTCTGGAGAATCAAGCGCTGGAGCTCGGACTGGCAGCAGCTCGTCTTCGAGTACGTGGAGCCGGAGCGCCAGGTGGAGATGGCGAAGGGCGTCATCGAGTTCCAGCAGTACTGCATCCGCCTCATCGAGGACCGGAAGAAGAACCCCCGGGAGGACCTCACGAGCTACCTGGTGGCCGTGGAGAACGACGGCGAGGCGCTGAGCATGCACGAGCTGGTGATGGCCGTGGGCGCGTCCATGCTGTCGGCCGGCCACGAGTCCACCACCGCGCTGATGGCCAACGCCTGGAAGGTGGCCCTCCAGCACGGCCTGTGGCAGCGCCTGCGCGACCACCGGGAGCTGGTGCCGAAGTTCCTCGAGGAGTCCAGCCGCTACGACTCCGTCTCCCACGCCATGATTCGCACCGCGAAGGAGGACGTGGAGCTGAGCGGGGTGAAGATTCCCGCGGGCGCGCGCCTGCTGCTCCTCTTCGCCGCCGGCAGCCGGGACGAGTCCCTCTGCCCCCACGCCAACACGCTGGACCTGGACCGGGAGAAGGTGCCCCAGCACCTCACCTACGGCCGAGGCACCCACTTCTGCCTGGGCGCCCCCCTGGCCCGGCTCCAGTTCGAAATCACCACGAACGTCCTCCTGGACCGGCTGCCAGACCCGAAGCTCGTCCCCGGCCAGGACTTCGGCACCTGGCAGAGCCTGGTGCTGCGGCAGATGAAGCACCTGAAGGTGGAGTGGACCCCTACCTGA
- a CDS encoding fatty acid desaturase family protein, producing MYAQVVDEADIQYAHRVDRKALAAITREMSKVNNGRALWALACQWLVIVAAFAFVVLVDRWWAWPLAAVLIATRQHAMLALMHEAAHYHFLSNRKVSDVVSDLLCAFPLNMTTAGYRHEHMLHHRYVNTDKDPYLAGQLVDASWHFPRTPMRATAVFLADALGLYAPNHLKVVLPWTYWGRLVGRAQPRITPMEHLRYWLYVATLVTVLVTTGAWLHWLLLWVMPTTTVMMAFFRMRALGEHPIEESTSGDETRETRDVLGTALENFFIAPLNVNLHLTHHAFPSVPFYNLPAMHEQLDKAGLLEDGVNQFDTYLGKENSLIQYLTREPEASAAAAAASQQPRLVQPLHS from the coding sequence ATGTACGCTCAAGTGGTGGATGAGGCCGACATTCAGTACGCGCACCGAGTGGACCGCAAGGCGCTGGCGGCCATCACCCGGGAGATGTCCAAGGTGAACAATGGTCGGGCGCTGTGGGCGCTCGCCTGCCAGTGGCTGGTCATCGTCGCGGCATTTGCCTTCGTCGTCCTCGTGGACCGCTGGTGGGCCTGGCCGCTGGCGGCGGTGCTCATCGCCACGCGGCAGCACGCCATGCTCGCGCTGATGCACGAGGCGGCGCACTACCACTTCCTGTCCAACCGCAAGGTGTCGGACGTGGTCAGCGACCTGCTCTGCGCCTTCCCGCTGAACATGACGACGGCGGGCTACCGGCACGAGCACATGCTGCACCACCGGTATGTGAATACGGACAAGGACCCGTACCTCGCCGGGCAGCTGGTGGACGCCTCCTGGCACTTCCCCCGCACGCCGATGCGCGCCACGGCCGTGTTCCTGGCGGACGCGCTGGGCCTGTACGCCCCCAACCACCTGAAGGTGGTGCTGCCCTGGACGTACTGGGGCCGCCTGGTGGGCCGCGCCCAGCCGCGCATCACCCCGATGGAGCACCTGCGCTACTGGCTGTACGTGGCCACGCTCGTCACGGTGCTGGTGACGACGGGCGCGTGGCTGCACTGGCTGCTGCTGTGGGTGATGCCGACGACGACGGTGATGATGGCCTTCTTCCGGATGCGCGCCCTGGGTGAGCACCCCATCGAGGAGAGCACCTCCGGTGACGAGACGCGCGAGACGCGCGACGTGCTGGGCACCGCGCTGGAGAACTTCTTCATCGCGCCGCTCAACGTGAACCTCCACCTCACCCACCACGCCTTCCCCTCCGTGCCCTTCTACAACCTGCCCGCCATGCACGAGCAGCTCGACAAGGCCGGCCTGCTGGAGGACGGGGTGAACCAGTTCGACACGTACCTGGGCAAGGAGAACAGCCTCATCCAGTACCTCACGCGTGAGCCGGAGGCCTCCGCCGCCGCGGCGGCCGCGTCCCAGCAGCCGCGCCTGGTCCAGCCGCTCCACTCGTGA
- a CDS encoding DUF4846 domain-containing protein produces MCWTLLGLALLLLPVPGRASEEGQPRAPTKEERARYSWLSPQARVRWLASALPPPEGYTRVGVTKDSFGAWLRGLPLRPEGTPVLSHQGATILAAGDSRLAAVVELDVGTANLQQCADSVIRLHAEWLWAGKQRERLAYRFTSGHLATWSRYAEGDRARVSGSKVAWVRGAAPDASRASFRAWLDLVFTYAGTHSLASLKGRPSREDVRPGDFFVLGGSPGHVVLVLDVAASAAGKKVALLGQGFMPAQDFHVLAAEGALGPWFPLEGEDVVTPFWKPFPWSSLRRF; encoded by the coding sequence GTGTGCTGGACGCTCCTCGGGTTGGCGTTGCTGCTGCTGCCGGTACCGGGACGGGCCAGCGAGGAGGGCCAGCCCCGGGCGCCCACGAAGGAGGAGCGGGCCCGGTACTCCTGGTTGTCACCCCAGGCCCGGGTGCGCTGGCTCGCGTCCGCGCTGCCACCCCCCGAGGGTTACACGCGCGTCGGGGTGACGAAGGATTCCTTCGGCGCCTGGCTGCGCGGACTTCCGCTGCGGCCGGAGGGCACGCCGGTGCTCAGCCACCAGGGCGCGACGATTCTGGCGGCGGGCGACAGCCGGCTGGCGGCGGTGGTGGAGCTGGACGTGGGGACGGCCAACCTCCAGCAGTGCGCGGACTCCGTCATCCGCCTCCACGCGGAGTGGCTCTGGGCTGGCAAGCAGCGGGAGCGGCTCGCCTACCGCTTCACCAGCGGGCACCTGGCCACCTGGTCGCGGTACGCGGAGGGAGACCGGGCGCGGGTGTCGGGCTCGAAGGTGGCGTGGGTGCGCGGCGCGGCGCCGGATGCCTCGCGCGCCAGCTTCCGCGCGTGGCTGGACCTGGTCTTCACCTACGCGGGCACGCACTCGCTGGCGTCGCTCAAGGGGCGGCCCTCGCGCGAGGACGTGCGGCCCGGGGACTTCTTCGTGCTGGGCGGCAGCCCGGGCCACGTGGTGCTGGTGCTGGACGTGGCGGCCAGCGCGGCGGGGAAGAAGGTGGCGCTCTTGGGGCAGGGCTTCATGCCCGCGCAGGACTTCCACGTGCTGGCGGCGGAAGGTGCGCTGGGGCCGTGGTTTCCGCTGGAGGGCGAGGACGTGGTGACGCCCTTCTGGAAGCCCTTCCCCTGGTCCTCCCTGCGGCGCTTCTGA
- a CDS encoding CDP-alcohol phosphatidyltransferase family protein, with protein sequence MRRQASLALLNTLSLTRLPLAVAFIAMPDAWVRAGLVMLAAFTDFLDGWIARHKGLSTRLGALIDPVADRAFMVTAIIVCYLDGLISGVAVLLLVIRDLGTTVGFFVARLAPRLRHVELKARRLGKAVTSLQLLTLLCVLLFPPAVAPLVALIGVLSLASVVDYSRAVLKARERGAGARRMKPESGAAPPTSSLPSVRK encoded by the coding sequence ATGCGCCGTCAGGCGAGCCTCGCGCTGCTCAACACCTTGTCGCTCACCCGGCTGCCCCTGGCGGTTGCGTTCATCGCCATGCCCGACGCGTGGGTCCGCGCGGGGCTGGTGATGCTGGCCGCCTTCACCGACTTCCTGGATGGCTGGATTGCCCGGCACAAGGGGCTGAGCACCCGGCTGGGCGCGCTCATCGACCCGGTGGCGGACCGCGCCTTCATGGTGACGGCCATCATCGTCTGCTACCTCGACGGGCTCATCAGCGGCGTGGCGGTGCTGCTGCTGGTGATACGGGACCTTGGCACCACCGTGGGCTTCTTCGTCGCCCGGCTGGCGCCGCGGCTGCGGCATGTCGAGCTGAAGGCCCGGAGGCTCGGCAAGGCCGTCACCTCGCTGCAACTGCTGACGCTGCTGTGCGTGCTGCTGTTTCCGCCCGCGGTGGCGCCCCTGGTGGCGCTCATCGGCGTGCTGTCGCTCGCGTCCGTGGTGGACTACTCCCGGGCGGTGCTGAAGGCCCGGGAGCGGGGCGCCGGGGCGCGGCGGATGAAGCCGGAGTCCGGCGCGGCGCCTCCGACCTCCTCGCTGCCCTCCGTGCGCAAGTAG
- a CDS encoding DsbA family protein, with amino-acid sequence MSKSSVWVSLGVGLALGFAGGRVARPTELATGTAHAANVAAKAPAPGARPRPPISPTVYKVPVNGSPTAGPEDALVTLVEFSDYECPFCARGNGTVKLLQERYGRNLRVVMKHHPLANHPRARPAALAALAAGEQGRFWEMHEALFANPRALSEADLERYAMSVGLDVSRWNQDRADPKLAERIRQDEALAMQLGATGTPAFYVNGRLISGAQPLEVFTGVVDEELSKAEALVRTGVRPSEVYARTIAAGRESPPTQQAMPAEPALQQVDVGTAPTRGPADAPVTVVAFSDFECPFCARVVPTMKALEAAYPGKLRVAFKHQPLARHPNAKLAAEAAMEAHAQGRFWEFHDVLFANQRDLDRASLEGYARQVGLDVGRFNAALDSRKHDAHVSADVAQAMRVGATGTPTFFINGRPVTGARPVEHFRAIIDDELRKAAR; translated from the coding sequence ATGTCCAAGTCGTCTGTCTGGGTGAGTCTGGGTGTCGGGCTGGCGTTGGGTTTCGCGGGAGGGCGCGTGGCGCGGCCCACGGAGCTGGCCACGGGCACGGCCCACGCGGCCAACGTCGCGGCGAAGGCGCCAGCGCCAGGCGCGCGGCCTCGTCCGCCGATTTCGCCCACCGTCTACAAGGTCCCCGTGAACGGCTCCCCCACGGCGGGGCCGGAGGACGCGCTCGTCACGCTAGTGGAGTTCTCCGACTATGAATGCCCGTTCTGCGCGCGCGGCAACGGCACGGTGAAGCTGCTCCAGGAGCGCTATGGCCGCAACCTGCGCGTGGTGATGAAGCACCACCCGCTGGCCAACCACCCGCGCGCCCGGCCCGCCGCGCTGGCGGCGCTGGCCGCCGGTGAGCAGGGCAGGTTCTGGGAGATGCATGAGGCGCTCTTCGCCAACCCGCGCGCGCTGAGTGAAGCCGACCTGGAGCGCTACGCCATGAGCGTGGGCCTCGACGTCTCGCGCTGGAACCAGGACCGCGCGGACCCGAAGCTGGCGGAGCGCATCCGTCAGGACGAGGCCCTGGCGATGCAGTTGGGCGCCACGGGCACGCCGGCCTTCTACGTGAATGGCCGCCTCATCAGCGGCGCGCAGCCCCTGGAGGTCTTCACCGGCGTGGTGGATGAGGAGCTGAGCAAGGCGGAGGCCCTGGTGCGCACGGGCGTGCGGCCGTCGGAGGTGTACGCGCGCACCATCGCCGCCGGAAGGGAAAGCCCGCCCACGCAGCAGGCGATGCCCGCGGAGCCGGCCCTCCAGCAGGTGGACGTGGGCACCGCGCCGACCCGCGGCCCCGCCGACGCCCCGGTGACGGTCGTGGCCTTCTCCGACTTCGAGTGCCCGTTCTGCGCCCGCGTGGTGCCGACGATGAAGGCGCTGGAGGCGGCCTACCCTGGCAAGCTGCGCGTGGCCTTCAAGCACCAGCCCCTGGCGCGGCACCCGAACGCGAAGCTGGCGGCGGAGGCGGCCATGGAGGCGCACGCGCAGGGCCGGTTCTGGGAGTTCCACGACGTGCTCTTCGCCAACCAGCGCGACCTGGACCGGGCGTCGCTGGAGGGCTACGCGCGACAGGTGGGCCTGGACGTGGGCCGCTTCAACGCGGCGCTGGACTCGCGCAAGCATGACGCGCACGTGTCCGCGGACGTCGCGCAGGCCATGCGCGTGGGCGCGACAGGCACGCCCACGTTCTTCATCAACGGCCGTCCGGTGACGGGCGCCCGGCCGGTGGAGCACTTCCGCGCCATCATCGACGACGAGCTGCGGAAGGCGGCGCGGTAG
- a CDS encoding carboxypeptidase-like regulatory domain-containing protein — protein sequence MMHGFRWGVGLSAMATVLGGLGMWRAERMARPVLVEVPFPEFARLPSLPPLPLPPPTMDGPAEWIRVRAVSKDTGAPLAGARVSLIRGLFETGTGGRVPDESALTDASGVASFLEPGAGVMTVCARGAGHAEACERDVGVVAGGTLFVELKLPPGAVVEGQVLRHDGSPAEGVRLVAPGDPMLLEMTPSGSTTDAQGRYTLDGVTPGSYVSITPFTPQGEAFDRSLDSALSAGEVRRFDFQLAAFVPITVKPVLRHKRGAEEAVEYVHANTPLTLQPDGTYTGITESGRHSVSMRGRRNGRVVYGSKAVTLAPEVPAVIAFPFAELKEEGRVFPWAFLDPGEFEVSGRVFLADGTPADGVWIGAEKPGPKGRGCGNSPTDHAQVRFDGAGFVVKPRVGAGRIYAWTADGRAGSAVVRGGKDARVSVDLHLEETGAVAGTMVFRGEQLFGHRQEVTVNNEWVGASHFTRLDGSIFVPGLKPGKHVLHTSNGYVEFNVNAREVTNVGVLRPPPEPEATVSETAPPAP from the coding sequence ATGATGCACGGGTTTCGTTGGGGCGTTGGCCTGAGCGCCATGGCGACGGTGCTCGGGGGCCTGGGCATGTGGCGCGCGGAGCGGATGGCGCGGCCGGTGCTCGTGGAGGTGCCCTTCCCGGAGTTCGCGCGGCTCCCCTCGCTGCCGCCGCTCCCGTTGCCGCCGCCGACGATGGATGGCCCGGCGGAGTGGATTCGCGTTCGGGCCGTGTCCAAGGACACCGGTGCGCCGCTGGCGGGCGCCCGTGTCTCGCTCATCCGAGGTCTCTTCGAGACGGGGACAGGGGGGCGGGTGCCTGACGAATCGGCGCTGACGGACGCGTCGGGCGTGGCGTCCTTCCTGGAGCCCGGAGCGGGCGTGATGACCGTCTGCGCGCGCGGAGCCGGGCACGCTGAAGCCTGTGAGCGGGATGTGGGCGTGGTGGCAGGAGGAACGCTCTTCGTGGAGCTGAAGCTGCCGCCGGGCGCTGTCGTGGAGGGACAGGTCCTCCGGCATGACGGGTCGCCCGCCGAGGGCGTCCGGCTGGTCGCGCCCGGGGACCCCATGCTGCTGGAGATGACGCCCAGTGGGTCCACGACGGATGCGCAGGGGCGCTACACGCTGGATGGCGTGACGCCGGGCTCCTACGTCAGCATCACGCCCTTCACGCCTCAGGGCGAGGCGTTCGACCGCTCCCTGGACTCGGCGCTGAGCGCTGGCGAGGTGCGGCGGTTCGATTTCCAGTTGGCCGCGTTCGTTCCCATCACCGTCAAGCCGGTGCTGCGCCACAAGCGTGGGGCGGAGGAGGCGGTGGAGTACGTCCACGCGAATACCCCGCTCACGCTCCAGCCGGACGGCACCTACACGGGCATCACCGAGTCGGGGCGTCATTCCGTCTCCATGCGGGGCCGGCGCAACGGGCGGGTTGTGTACGGGAGCAAGGCCGTGACGCTGGCGCCCGAGGTGCCGGCGGTCATCGCGTTTCCCTTCGCCGAGTTGAAGGAAGAGGGGAGGGTGTTCCCATGGGCCTTCTTGGATCCTGGGGAGTTCGAGGTCTCCGGCCGCGTCTTCCTCGCGGATGGCACGCCGGCGGACGGGGTCTGGATTGGAGCGGAGAAGCCCGGACCCAAGGGCCGAGGGTGTGGCAACTCACCGACGGACCACGCGCAGGTCCGCTTCGATGGCGCCGGATTCGTGGTGAAGCCTCGGGTGGGGGCGGGGCGCATCTATGCGTGGACGGCGGATGGCCGCGCGGGCAGCGCTGTCGTCCGGGGTGGGAAGGACGCGCGTGTCTCCGTCGACCTCCACCTGGAGGAGACGGGCGCCGTCGCCGGGACGATGGTCTTCAGGGGCGAGCAGCTCTTCGGCCACCGGCAGGAGGTCACCGTCAACAACGAGTGGGTGGGCGCGTCGCACTTCACCCGTCTGGACGGCAGCATCTTCGTGCCGGGCTTGAAGCCGGGGAAGCATGTGCTGCACACGTCCAATGGATACGTGGAGTTCAACGTCAACGCCCGCGAGGTGACGAACGTGGGCGTGTTGAGGCCGCCGCCGGAGCCGGAGGCCACGGTCTCGGAGACCGCGCCCCCGGCGCCGTGA